The genomic segment TGCGGACCATGCCGCTTGCCATTTGATCAAGCGTTAAGGAAGAGCCTTTATACCATCTGGCGAGCGCCGTTGCATCATTTGCCATGCCGTCAGGAATGAGAATGATCACATTTTTAATTGGCGATTGCTCATCCTCTGCGCTCACTCCGCTGTTTCCCCCTACAGTTATTACTGCCACAATAGTCGCTACTGCAAGTGCTACCTTGGCTGCACGAGCATGGAACCTCTTTAACATGTACATCCTCCTATTAACTAGATTGGATAATGCTTCAACACAACTAGTTTAATAGAGAATTGATAGAGGAATGTAAAGGACACTTTAATTATTTGTAAATTTACAACAATTACCCAATTTTGGACATCTTATTGAAAATCCAATTCTCGCGCCCATCTAGGCTTTTACTTGTATCATCCCTTGTAAAATAACCTCCAGCCCCCAAATAAACCGCTCGTTGTTTTCGGGATTGCCAGAGAACAGCTCTTTCTGCAAGCGGGCAATCATTGGATATTTGGCAGCATCAACGGATTGGTAAGACTGCTGAGCCGTGTGAAAATTGGAGCCCTCCTCCTTGCCGTTCCAGACCGTATGCTCGAATGCGGAGGAGGAAACATAGAGCAGAAACAAGTCGACTCCCCACGCCGCAGCGGCGGACGGAATGCCTCCTTCGTGCAGCCGTTCCAAAATATACTCCGTAATGGTTAAGGAATGCTGTCCAATAGGCATTGTAGTTAAAGCAAGCTCCGCAATGCCGGGCCATTCAAAAAGCGTCTTTTGATAAGCACAGAGCGCTGCGAATAATGCATGTTTCCATGGCTGTTCCTGATCAGATCCTTTCTGAACACCTGGCAGAACAATGTGGCCTAAGCCATAGTCGAGTACATAAGCGTTCAACTCCTGGACATTCCGGACGTACACATACAACGAGGATGGGCCTGTATCCAAAGCTTTGGCTACTTTACGCATAGTCAGCCCGGAAATCCCTTCATTTTTCAATAATTCAAACGCCGTTTTGACAATGATTTCTTTGCTTAACGGCTCTTTCGCTGGCCGCGACCGACGACTAATGATAGTTCGATTGTTATTATCCATAGTTCACTTATAGCATGCTTGCAGGAGTTAGTAAAATCATTATGATGTTCTGAGCCTGCAATGAGGCCTTCTTCAGACAGAAGGACCCGCTGCGGCAATCGCCGCAATTCGTTCATTCACATTCAAGTCGTACACTCCGCCATGGAAGCAAATGATTTTTTCAATATCGTAGGCTGCGAGCTTCGCTAAGGATTGGTAGGCCTCGTCCAGATCAGTCGTCTGCATCGGGTTCGGCCCTAACAGCTGATCCCCTCTCACAACCATCGCATCTCCGGCAATTAGCGTCTTAGTCGCTCGATCATATAGACTAATATGTCCGGGTGTATGGCCAGGTGTGTGAATAACGACGATGCCCTCTGCAAAATCCAGCTGCTCACCGTCTGAGACGATATCAGTCACAATGTCGCTGGAGGCTGCCTCATAAGTGCCGAATGCTTCAAGCATCTTATGCGGCTCCTTTATTAGCGGAAGCTTTCCTTCAATATACGGCTTGTCTGCGGCATGGGCATAAACGGCGATTCCCGGTTTCAGCTCCAGCATTTGAGAAACGTTTCCGATGTGATCGATATCTTGATGGGTGAGCACAATGCCCGTCAATTGATCAATGGAAAAACCAGCCGCCTGCATCTGTGATACCATTTCCTGAGTCATTCCAGGCATGCCCGTATCTACCAGTAGGTTACCTTCTTCAGAGGAGATTAGCGTAGGTGTAATCGTCCAAACTCCGTTCGCCAAAGGGATGTTTAAATCGAATGGGATAATCGCTTTTATGTTGTTCATATTTGTTGGCCTCCTATTATTGCTTTCATTTTTTCTCCTAATTTTTGTGCTGCCTGGTCAGAAAAAAATAATGCCATATTCGTTTGCGTTTCTGCTGCAAGCTCGCCCGCATATTCAAACATTTTCAATTCATAGGCTTGAACCGCCTCGTTAAGGTCTGAATGATGAATAATCATTTCTCCCAGCTCGGCAGCATCCAGCATAGCCAAATTTGCACCCGCGCCGGCAAAAGGAGACATGAGATGGGCGGCATCGCCAATTAGCGTTACGCCCGGTTTATTCTCCCACCTATGTCCAACAGGCAGCATATAAATTCTTCTTGGCGTGATGGGCCCATTCGCATGCAAAATATAATTTTTCAGTTCCTCGCTCCAATCCTCAAATAAGGAAAGCAGCTTGCGCTTAACGGATGCCGGCTCCGTATAGTCGAGTCCATTGTTATCCAGCCATTCTCTTTCCGCCGAAAAACCAAGATATATACGTATTCGATCATCCCCATTAAATTGCGCCATTATCGTTTTTTGGTCATCAAGGGCGAACATGCTTCCCGTCCCATTGAAGGCTGCAAGCTCAGGAAATTGTGCCGCAGCATTTATGATGTTGAGCTCAATCATGCTTACGCCTGAGTAAGCGGCATTTTCACCGCTAAGCAGCGGGCGAATCCGTGAAAAAGCGCCGTCGGCAGCAACTACGAGATCTACCTGATCGGTATGGCCATTTTCAAACTGCAATTCATGTCGGCCATGCTCCAGCGGCACAGCCTGCATAAGTTTATGACTCCAACGAATCGAATTCGCCCTTAAGGATTGAAACAGCAGACTAGAAAGCTTGGCCCGATCTATTTCGGGACGCCCTCCGCCTGCTGCCGATTTAATCGTTGACTGTTTTGCAGCTTCTTCATAAAACACGTTTGCTTGTTTGTCCGTCACTTTAAGCGCTTCTCCTTCAAAACGGCAAGCTGCCAAAAAGTTCTCCAGAAGCCCCGCAGACCGGAGTGCTTTTTGCCCTGTGTTCTCTTCCAGATCCAGCGTTCCTCCTTGCTGCAGCTCGGCCGAAGAGGCTGCTCGTTCATAAATGGCAGGCTCATATCCCGCTTGCTGTAAAATGCGTGCCAGCGTAAGCCCGCCTGGCCCAGCCCCAATAATAGCGATTCGTTTATGCTCGTTTCTCATTTTTCATAGCTCCTTTTTACTTACTTAACTTTCGTCTAAAACTCGTAAATCAGTTATAACATAACGAACACCGTTCGTAAAGAACATAGTTCGTTATCAACAATAAAAATATTTCTCGATGAGCTTTGTACCCGCTAAAAATCGAGTTAATTCTGCTTTTTTCATCAAAATAATTTGATAAATTCAATAAAACATCTTCCCTCAACATAATTTTCCATGGTAGTATTATACTATTGAGCAAAAAGACCTATTTTTTTCATCTTCAAGAGTAAGTACATAGTCTCAATATTTTAGGTCCTATGCACAATATGCAATTGTTTTACAAACAGAGAATAGATAAGGGAGAGAGTTATGATGATTGGCAACATGGCAAGCAAACGTATTTCTGTCGCACTTGTTTTTGCAATGGTCTTATCGATTTTTTCCACGAACTATATCGCTTTTGGGGCAGAGGCAGCCTCCTCCTCCGTGTCGTTCACAGACATCGGGAAATCTTATGCCAAGGATGAAGTAACCGCTCTAGTAGAAAAAGGCATTCTCGGCGGTTATAGCGACGGCAGCTTTAAGCCTTCGAACTCCATTACACGCGCGGAGCTAGCTAAAGTGCTAGTGCTTGCACTAGGCAAAGAGCAAGATGCTGCAAGCGCAGCACCTTTCAAAGATGTGGACAGCAACAGCTGGTATAACGGATATGTTGGCGCACTTGTGAAATCCGGCATTACGCAAGGCGTTTCCGCCGACCAATTTGCTCCGAACAAAACCGTTACACGCGAAGAGCTCGCTGTATTTTTCGTTCGCGCCTTCGGCTTGGAGCAAGCTGCTAAAGCGGTAGCGCTGGATGAGAAGCTTGCGGATCTCTCCACTGTATCGGCATGGGCGAAAAGCTCTGTTTCCTTCGCCTACCAAATCGGCTTCATTAAAGGCGTAGCCAATGCAGACGGTACAACTCGCTTCAATCCTGCGGGCGTAGCCGATCGTCAAGCGTTAGCGCGTCTAGCCTACGAATTTGTCTTCAATAAGACGACCTATGAGCTGGCAGCCGCTTCGCTCGGTGCAGCTGCTACACCTGCACCATCTGCTGCACCAACCCCAACAAACCCGCCGAAGTCATCAGACAGCAGCAGTGGTGGAAACAGTGGCGGGAATAACGGTGGAAATAACGGCGGTTCGACGAGCACTTCCATTAATTCCGCAGGTGAACATACGCTGGGTGCGGTGACTGGCGATGTGCGCATCTACACTGCGAATGTTACTCTTAAAAACACAACGATTTCGGGTAATCTGTACTTGGAAACTAGCATTGGCAATGGCGATGTAACGCTCCAGAACGTTACCGTTAGCGGATCGACGACCATTAATGGCGGCGGCCCTAACAGTATTCACGTACAAAACTCCACTCTGGCAACCGTCATTGTAGACAAGCAAGATGGAAGCATTCGTCTCGTATTGGAAAATGAGACAGATGTCCAGCAGGTTACAATTCGCTCTGGCGCTATTATCGAGACACAGCCAGGGGTTGGACAAGTTGGAAACATCAACATCGCAAGCAACGTTCCACATAACGCGCAAGTTTCGTTAAACGGCGTATTTAATTCGGTTTCCGTCTATGCTGAGCAAGCAGCCATCACGCTAGGCGAGAACGGCTCTATCGGCGAACTGAATGTATTCGCAAGCGCACTGAATAGCGTTTTCCACCTGGAACAAGGCTCTAACGTTGCAAATGCCGTACTTGATGCGATCGTTTCCTTCCTTGGACAAGGTTCGATTACTGATGCAGTGGTCAATGCAGACGGCGTAGACTTCAGCTCGCTGCCAAGCCAGCCAAACCTGCAAGCAGATCCTGCGGTTTCCAGCATCATTGCAGAACCTGCACTAGGCTTTGAGCTTTCAGCGATTGGAGCAACTCGTCAAATCGTTGCGACAGGCGTGAAATACACAGCTAACGCTAAAGATATTACGACGCATTCCAACTGGACCAGTTCAGATGCTTCTGTAGCTGAAGTCGTATATGGCAAGGTTAAAGCTGTCGGCGAAGGCACGACCTTCATTACAGCAACCTATGGCTTGTACAATGTGCAGGTTCCTGTAACGGTAGCCGTTTATGAGCAAGGGTACCCGACGATTTCCGCTGTACAAGTAACGAACGGCGCAGTCGATGTTGCTTTTGATCAGCAAGTGGATGATGTGAGCCTGTCTGATTTCGCAATTTCCGCAACATTGAACGGTGCAGCTTATGAGCTGAGCGGCTTGCAATATGCGAATGGCAAAATCACCTTTAATCCGGTTCAAAGCTATGGCTCCACGCTGTACGTACATGTAGAAGCGAATGAAGCCAAAACCAAGTTCGCAGGCAGCCAAAGCGGCGCAGTTAAACTGACAGGCTTCGGCGGTACCATCAACGATGTTGCCCGTAATCCTGTAGCTAACCTGACGATTGAGTTCCGCAAAGGCCTCGGTGCTACAAGTGGCCCTGTTGTTGGAACAGCTGTAACCGATGCTAACGGAAGATATTACATTTATTTGGCTCCTGGCATTTACACAGGTGAGCTGGGCGGCGTAGGCACGCCATATGTAACGACCTATATGACTGCTGTCTCGGCAGTAAATGTAAATAACCAAAATGAAAACCAGACTGCAATCGGCATCCCGTCTGAAAATGAAACGCGTATCGTATTAACATGGGGCAAGGACCCTGCCGATCTGGATTCCCATCTCATTGGCCCAGCTGTACAAGGCGGAATCTTCCACACTTGGTATGCGGATAAAGCTTATTATTATAACAATTCCAAAATTGCTGATCTGGATTTAGATGACACGTCATCATATGGACCAGAAACAACAACAATCCGTAAAGATACAAACGGCACGTATACTTTCTATGTGCATCACTACTCCGGAGCAAGCACAATTTCGGCTTCCGGTGCCAAAATTGAAGTGTACCGCGGTTCTTCCCCTACACCAATCAAAGTGTACGAAGTGCCAACCGATAGAGGCAACGAGATTTATTGGACGGTATTCACGATGACCATCACGGATGGCCAAGTTACATTCACGGATGTTAATGCATTCTCGAATACGAATCCTGTACGGGGTCTGAACCTTGTAGATAACAATCAAAGACCTACTGAAGAACCGGAGCAAGAAGAAGAACCAGAACAACAACCGGAGCAGGAGCAGCAACCTGATCCACAAACAGCACCTTAACAGTCTGTAAAAAATAACGCAGCGGCAGCGCCTTAAACTTCAAGCAGGCGTTGTATGAACCATCAAAAAACAGCATGACCGATTCAGCGGTCATGCTGTTTTTTTGCCTTTCTAACTATAGGCTTGCTCCTCGCACCTAGCTGTTACGAGTGTTCGGCAAACGTGTCGCCCACCAAACCCACCAGATTAGCAGCGGCTGGAACAGCAGCCTGATCCATAACGCTGCCTGCGAGGTGTCTGTCGATCCGGGAGCTGGAATCCCATAGATTGCAGCGTAAATATTAGCGGGAAAAATCAGCACTAAATACCAAACAATCCAATTTCCCGTCTGCCGCCTCACAGCTGGCACTAACAGCAGCAGCGCAAATATCCACTCCGCTATACCTGTCGCATAAATGATTTCAAGCCGCAAGGGAACAAAATCGGGGAGCATTTCAGCAAAGCCCTGCGCCTCCCGAAAATGATAAAACCCCGCAGCCACAAATAATAAAGCAAATAATACACAGCCAATGAATCTGGCTGCCGTTGTCCGCTGCTGCCGCATCTTCCGTCATACTCCTTCCAATTGCTTTTATTATCTATTACCCACATTCCCATTCATACATAAAAGGATGGACATTTAGCCAAATTATGACTTGGAGAGCTTTGGCGGCTAGTGCGATCCCCTACCTAGCCGCACTCCTATCCTATTTAAGGAGGGTGCACTGGCATGTTTTTCAACCATACAAAATCAGGTGGCTTGAATCAGCCAAAGGGCGGCTCTCCCCGGAAGAAGCATAAGGAAGAACCGTTCAGCGCTTCGCTCAAATCCAATATAGATACCTTTACTAAACTGCTCGGTCATAGCTCTGATCTCGAAATTAAGCCTTTTGCAAGCGACTTGGCTCCTGAGATTACGATGTCGCTCGTTTATTTGAGCGAAATGGTCAATGAGACGACGTTAAATGAATCGGTCCTGCGCCCCTTAATGGAGGAAGATCAACAAGCGGAGGAGCGCAGCAACGCTTTAATTCATTTGATTAAGGAACAAATTATACAGGTCGGCTCGACTTATTGTACCGATTCCATAGAAGAAGCGATCGATATGCTGCTGAATGGCTATTGTCTCCTGCTTGTCCAAGAAGCAAACAGCGGGCTGATGATTAATGTCAGCAGCAAAGAAGGCAGAACGGTCAGTGAGCCGACTACCCAAACCGTGCTGCGCGGGCCACAGCAAAGCTTCAATGAAATCTTAAGTACAAATATTAATCTGATGCGCCAAATCATTAAGTCGCCGGATTTGCATATCGAGTCCATGGTTGTTGGCAGCCAAACACGTACGCAAATTGCGATGCTTTATTTGAACGGCGTCGCCTCAGCCGAGGCTGTAAAGACCGTTCGCGACCGCCTTGAGGCCATTGAAGTCAGCGGCATTCTGGAGAGCGGCTATATCGAAGCACTCATTCAGGAAAAAACATATACGCCCTTCCCAACGCTGATGAACACCGAGCGCCCAGATGCGGTTGCCGGAGGCATATTGGAGGGACAAATTGCGATTGTTGTGGATGGCACGCCATTCGTGCTGCTTGCGCCGGTCACGCTGTTTCAATTTTTCCAGACACCGGAGGACTATTACCACCGCTTTGATATCGCTACCTTCCTGCGGCTGATTCGTTTCGTATCTTTTCTCATTTCCATGCTGCTGCCAGCCCTATATATTGCCGTGACAACCTTCCATCAGGAAATGCTGCCAACTACACTGCTCATCACGCTTGCTGCCCAGCGGGAGGGCATTCCGTTTCCGGGGCTGGTCGAGGCGCTAATTATGGAGATGACCTTTGAAGTATTGCGGGAAGCAGGCGTACGGATGCCCAGGGCTATTGGTCCTGCCATCTCCATCGTAGGCGCACTCGTCTTAGGACAAGCCGCCGTAGATGCCGGAATCGTATCCGCCGGCATGGTCATGGTCGTGTCCTTTACCGCCATATCCAGCTTTGTCATTCCACAATTCAATATTGCGATTTCCGCTAGGCTCATTCGCTTTACGTTCATGCTGCTCGCTGGCGTGTTCGGCTTTATGGGCATTGTCGCCGGATTTATGGCGATGCTCATCCATTTGGCGGGACTTGAATCGTTTGGCGTTCCGTATATGACGCCGCTTGCTCCCTTCAATTGGTCGGCCATGAAGGATACGTTCATTCGCGCACCCCATAAGGTTCTGTTGAAGCGGGAAGCTGCAAATAAAATTAATCGCACCAGCAAGGCCGAATGACGGTTAGCTGCTCGAATTTAGACGAGAGCCCGCGGTAACCAGAGGCGGCGTACGCTGAAAGGAGGACTCCGAATATGTATCGCCTGCTAACACGCAGCGCAGGCTCTTTGCTCATCCTCATGCTGCTCGGCGGCTGCTGGAATCGCGTTGAAATGAATGAAATCGGCATTATTTCTGCCACGGCAGTAGACTGGGAAAAAGGGAAATGGATTGTATCTTACCAGATGGTCATCCCGCAGGCCATTTCCTCTCAAGGCAACAGCGCCGCTACGGGCGATGCTCCGGTGAACGTCTTCTCGACCGAGGCAGAGAGCATTCGCAAAGCCATCGGCGATGCCAGCCGCGAAATGTCGCGCAAGCTTTATTTTGCCCATAATCAAATCATTGTCATTAGCGAGACGGTCGCAAAGAAGGGAATCTCGCCGCTGATGGAAATTTATATGCGCAACACCGATGCTCGCGAAACCGTGTCGATGTTCATAGCCAAGGGCAAAGCGCGCAAGCTTATTGAGCAGATGCTCCCGGTGGAGAAAATTCCCGGCACGGCTGTCCAGCGTCTGGTCGAAAACGAAGCTGCAAGCAGCTCCGTCTATCCCGATATGACAATGTATCGCATTTTACTCGAGCTGCTTGGCCCTACGCAGGCAACCGGCATTCCTGAGCTGGAAATTTCCGGTTCCAAGCAGCCTCTCAGCTCCGTAAGCTCTCTGCAGAACACCTATACCCGGGCAAAAATCAAGCTGGGAGACCTTGGCGTTATATCCGGCGACAAGCTGGCCGGTTGGCTCACACCGGATGAAGCGGCCGGCGTCATGTGGCTGTCCGATCAGGTCAAGCGGACGACCATTAGCTTTGATTGCAGAGGCCAGGGAAGCAAAAAGGATTCCTCCGTCATTATAGGGGGTGCCTCAACAAAGGTGAAGCCGGAGCAGCGGGCCGATGGGAGATGGGTCATGAATGTAAGTGTCAAAGCCAATGGGACACTCCTTGAATACACTTGCCCGAACGATCTTCAGCAGCCGGGGCTGTTAAAGCAGGAGGAGCAAAGAATCGCCGAAGAAATTAAACACGGGATGGAAACGAGCTGGAAGGCGGCTAGCCGTCTGAAGACGGATATCGTCGGCTTCGGCAAAGCCATAAGCATGAAATATCCGCAGCAGTGGAAACAAATACAGAAGGATTGGAATGAGGAATTTCCCGAGACGGTGCTGAATTTGGATGTCAAATTCAAGCTTGCCCGCATTGGGTTCAGCAACTATACCTTCAAAGAGGCGCAATCAAAAACGAGAAAATAGCGACGGCATGTCTGCACGCGCAGCCTGCGCTGCATTCTATTACACGCTCGAAGGAGGGGGAAAATGCGATGGCGAAGGCACCCAAAATAGGCAAGTGGCAGCTTGCCATCATGATCTTGCTTTTCCAAATCGGCAGCACACCCCTCTTCGAGCTCGGCGTGGATGCCAAGCAGGATTCATGGCTTGCGATGGCGCTCGGGGCAGCGATTGGCGGGATTTTTCTCTGGATGCTGCTGCGCATTCAAACTCGGTCCCCAGACGCTGATATGCCAGAGCTCTATAAACAGCTGTTCGGCAAATGGCTGGGTTTTACGCTTGCTGTGCCGCAGGCACTCATATTTGCCTATGAATCGATGCGAAACGTCCGCGATTTTGGCGAACTGACCGTCATGACCATTTTGAACAAAACGCCGCAATGGAGCATTATGCTGCTCATCATTTTATTGTCCTTATACGCGATTTGGAAAGGAGTCGAGGTGTTTTTTCGGCTGGTGGAGCTGCTGTTTCCGATCGTATTTTTCAGCTATATTCTGCTTATCGCGCTGCTTATTCAGACCGGACTGCCGGACTATCACCGCCTGCTGCCGATTATGGGCGATGGCCTAGCGCCGATTTTCAAAGCGGCCGTGCCGGATATCGTCGCGTTTCCATTCGCACAGATGCTAACGATGCTGATGTTCTGGAAATATGTAAAGCCGATTGCCTCAAGGCTTCGCACCACCTACAGCGCTTATACGATCGTCTCCCTGTTTCTGGTTTTCATGAATATGCTCATTATGTCCGTGCTCGGCCCTGCGCTCTCTGGCTACAGCATGATGCCTTTTCTTGAAGCCGTCCAGCTCATTCGCATTGCCGATTTTCTGGAACGGCTCGATGTAGTCGTAACGATTCTGCTTATTATCGGGCTGTTCGTCAAGCTGTCGCTGCTTTTTATGGCCGCTGTCCTGGCGCTCAGCTCACTGCTGAAAATTCCGTACCGCAAATGCGCAATCATCGTCGCAGTACTGATTTACAGCGCCTCCTTTGCCGAACCAAACAATACGGTTCATCTGTGGATCGGGCTGAAGTATACGGTAAAATACGTAACTCCTGTGCAAATAGCCATTCTCTTTATCGCCTTCCTGCTCGGCTTTTTTCGCAAAGCCAAGCCTGCCAGCCGAACGCAATAGGGTCGAGGATCTACTTTCAAATAATAATCCTGTATAATAGTGTTAACTATCTTCACATGAAGGGGTGGATACTATCGTACAATCGCTGCTGCAGCTAACAATCCGCGATATTTTACAACGGCCGCT from the Paenibacillus sp. BIHB 4019 genome contains:
- a CDS encoding Ger(x)C family spore germination protein — translated: MYRLLTRSAGSLLILMLLGGCWNRVEMNEIGIISATAVDWEKGKWIVSYQMVIPQAISSQGNSAATGDAPVNVFSTEAESIRKAIGDASREMSRKLYFAHNQIIVISETVAKKGISPLMEIYMRNTDARETVSMFIAKGKARKLIEQMLPVEKIPGTAVQRLVENEAASSSVYPDMTMYRILLELLGPTQATGIPELEISGSKQPLSSVSSLQNTYTRAKIKLGDLGVISGDKLAGWLTPDEAAGVMWLSDQVKRTTISFDCRGQGSKKDSSVIIGGASTKVKPEQRADGRWVMNVSVKANGTLLEYTCPNDLQQPGLLKQEEQRIAEEIKHGMETSWKAASRLKTDIVGFGKAISMKYPQQWKQIQKDWNEEFPETVLNLDVKFKLARIGFSNYTFKEAQSKTRK
- a CDS encoding GerAB/ArcD/ProY family transporter, with translation MAKAPKIGKWQLAIMILLFQIGSTPLFELGVDAKQDSWLAMALGAAIGGIFLWMLLRIQTRSPDADMPELYKQLFGKWLGFTLAVPQALIFAYESMRNVRDFGELTVMTILNKTPQWSIMLLIILLSLYAIWKGVEVFFRLVELLFPIVFFSYILLIALLIQTGLPDYHRLLPIMGDGLAPIFKAAVPDIVAFPFAQMLTMLMFWKYVKPIASRLRTTYSAYTIVSLFLVFMNMLIMSVLGPALSGYSMMPFLEAVQLIRIADFLERLDVVVTILLIIGLFVKLSLLFMAAVLALSSLLKIPYRKCAIIVAVLIYSASFAEPNNTVHLWIGLKYTVKYVTPVQIAILFIAFLLGFFRKAKPASRTQ
- a CDS encoding MBL fold metallo-hydrolase, coding for MNNIKAIIPFDLNIPLANGVWTITPTLISSEEGNLLVDTGMPGMTQEMVSQMQAAGFSIDQLTGIVLTHQDIDHIGNVSQMLELKPGIAVYAHAADKPYIEGKLPLIKEPHKMLEAFGTYEAASSDIVTDIVSDGEQLDFAEGIVVIHTPGHTPGHISLYDRATKTLIAGDAMVVRGDQLLGPNPMQTTDLDEAYQSLAKLAAYDIEKIICFHGGVYDLNVNERIAAIAAAGPSV
- a CDS encoding TetR/AcrR family transcriptional regulator produces the protein MDNNNRTIISRRSRPAKEPLSKEIIVKTAFELLKNEGISGLTMRKVAKALDTGPSSLYVYVRNVQELNAYVLDYGLGHIVLPGVQKGSDQEQPWKHALFAALCAYQKTLFEWPGIAELALTTMPIGQHSLTITEYILERLHEGGIPSAAAAWGVDLFLLYVSSSAFEHTVWNGKEEGSNFHTAQQSYQSVDAAKYPMIARLQKELFSGNPENNERFIWGLEVILQGMIQVKA
- a CDS encoding spore germination protein codes for the protein MFFNHTKSGGLNQPKGGSPRKKHKEEPFSASLKSNIDTFTKLLGHSSDLEIKPFASDLAPEITMSLVYLSEMVNETTLNESVLRPLMEEDQQAEERSNALIHLIKEQIIQVGSTYCTDSIEEAIDMLLNGYCLLLVQEANSGLMINVSSKEGRTVSEPTTQTVLRGPQQSFNEILSTNINLMRQIIKSPDLHIESMVVGSQTRTQIAMLYLNGVASAEAVKTVRDRLEAIEVSGILESGYIEALIQEKTYTPFPTLMNTERPDAVAGGILEGQIAIVVDGTPFVLLAPVTLFQFFQTPEDYYHRFDIATFLRLIRFVSFLISMLLPALYIAVTTFHQEMLPTTLLITLAAQREGIPFPGLVEALIMEMTFEVLREAGVRMPRAIGPAISIVGALVLGQAAVDAGIVSAGMVMVVSFTAISSFVIPQFNIAISARLIRFTFMLLAGVFGFMGIVAGFMAMLIHLAGLESFGVPYMTPLAPFNWSAMKDTFIRAPHKVLLKREAANKINRTSKAE
- a CDS encoding NAD(P)/FAD-dependent oxidoreductase, with product MRNEHKRIAIIGAGPGGLTLARILQQAGYEPAIYERAASSAELQQGGTLDLEENTGQKALRSAGLLENFLAACRFEGEALKVTDKQANVFYEEAAKQSTIKSAAGGGRPEIDRAKLSSLLFQSLRANSIRWSHKLMQAVPLEHGRHELQFENGHTDQVDLVVAADGAFSRIRPLLSGENAAYSGVSMIELNIINAAAQFPELAAFNGTGSMFALDDQKTIMAQFNGDDRIRIYLGFSAEREWLDNNGLDYTEPASVKRKLLSLFEDWSEELKNYILHANGPITPRRIYMLPVGHRWENKPGVTLIGDAAHLMSPFAGAGANLAMLDAAELGEMIIHHSDLNEAVQAYELKMFEYAGELAAETQTNMALFFSDQAAQKLGEKMKAIIGGQQI
- a CDS encoding S-layer homology domain-containing protein: MMIGNMASKRISVALVFAMVLSIFSTNYIAFGAEAASSSVSFTDIGKSYAKDEVTALVEKGILGGYSDGSFKPSNSITRAELAKVLVLALGKEQDAASAAPFKDVDSNSWYNGYVGALVKSGITQGVSADQFAPNKTVTREELAVFFVRAFGLEQAAKAVALDEKLADLSTVSAWAKSSVSFAYQIGFIKGVANADGTTRFNPAGVADRQALARLAYEFVFNKTTYELAAASLGAAATPAPSAAPTPTNPPKSSDSSSGGNSGGNNGGNNGGSTSTSINSAGEHTLGAVTGDVRIYTANVTLKNTTISGNLYLETSIGNGDVTLQNVTVSGSTTINGGGPNSIHVQNSTLATVIVDKQDGSIRLVLENETDVQQVTIRSGAIIETQPGVGQVGNINIASNVPHNAQVSLNGVFNSVSVYAEQAAITLGENGSIGELNVFASALNSVFHLEQGSNVANAVLDAIVSFLGQGSITDAVVNADGVDFSSLPSQPNLQADPAVSSIIAEPALGFELSAIGATRQIVATGVKYTANAKDITTHSNWTSSDASVAEVVYGKVKAVGEGTTFITATYGLYNVQVPVTVAVYEQGYPTISAVQVTNGAVDVAFDQQVDDVSLSDFAISATLNGAAYELSGLQYANGKITFNPVQSYGSTLYVHVEANEAKTKFAGSQSGAVKLTGFGGTINDVARNPVANLTIEFRKGLGATSGPVVGTAVTDANGRYYIYLAPGIYTGELGGVGTPYVTTYMTAVSAVNVNNQNENQTAIGIPSENETRIVLTWGKDPADLDSHLIGPAVQGGIFHTWYADKAYYYNNSKIADLDLDDTSSYGPETTTIRKDTNGTYTFYVHHYSGASTISASGAKIEVYRGSSPTPIKVYEVPTDRGNEIYWTVFTMTITDGQVTFTDVNAFSNTNPVRGLNLVDNNQRPTEEPEQEEEPEQQPEQEQQPDPQTAP